A DNA window from Phyllostomus discolor isolate MPI-MPIP mPhyDis1 chromosome X, mPhyDis1.pri.v3, whole genome shotgun sequence contains the following coding sequences:
- the LOC114505198 gene encoding ubiquitin-conjugating enzyme E2 2-like yields MDTSTALKRLQKELMDITTDPAPMCSAGPVDNDMFTWKGAIMGPPNSPYEGGVFSLNIQFPCDYPFHPPWVYFTTRIYHPNIDRRGRICLDILKSQWSPALTISKLLLSICSMLCDPNPDDALVPSIARMYLRDRGTYNAMARAWTKRYAM; encoded by the coding sequence ATGGACACGTCTACAGCTCTAAAGCGCCTGCAGAAGGAACTGATGGACATCACTACGGACCCGGCTCCCATGTGCTCCGCGGGGCCGGTGGACAATGACATGTTCACGTGGAAGGGGGCCATCATGGGTCCCCCCAACAGCCCGTACGAGGGAGGGGTCTTCTCACTCAACATACAGTTCCCATGCGATTACCCCTTTCACCCTCCGTGGGTTTACTTCACCACCCGGATCTACCACCCCAATATCGACAGAAGGGGACGTATCTGTCTGGATATCCTCAAGTCCCAGTGGTCTCCTGCGCTGACCATATCCAAACTCTTGTTGTCCATCTGCTCCATGCTCTGCGATCCCAACCCCGATGATGCCTTAGTTCCGTCCATTGCCAGAATGTACTTAAGGGACAGGGGCACATACAATGCCATGGCCCGGGCTTGGACCAAGAGGTACGCCATGTGA